Proteins co-encoded in one Lactobacillus sp. ESL0700 genomic window:
- a CDS encoding peptidoglycan DD-metalloendopeptidase family protein has product MLKHLKRKFRKWLIIAAVGFLGIMLIFAGVSSIGGGIMSLLLSWQSQTCDQQTDSSSGNLSVSGYSKNVISKAVAASEAVGADLKIKPALVFAQLAAETGMQDTTEVREDNNFGGIKYSSTFSDVATPGNISPEGDHYAHFKSISGFATIYRNTIKNMLGGKKPSTWREFVVILKSKGYMGDNVDHYVSLGQNWYANYNKLAKKYGKGKIKLSASNNGSNSDATDSSSDGSSTCPNSSDDSQYSGTWTWPFKSIKSKPASLDGGQYGHTSYSRGQTNFHDGFDFSNGLNGVHNGSDVIAVTSGTIYKVGYDSAALHYIWEKAGDYNIIYQEGFNSSSDIHVHKGDKVKIGQKIGTITGTHVHLGITTNKKNPTMNQIGSPVANGFDHPNCWLDPIKVIQHGLKK; this is encoded by the coding sequence ATGCTCAAACACTTAAAGCGTAAATTTAGAAAATGGTTAATTATTGCTGCAGTTGGCTTTTTGGGAATTATGCTTATCTTTGCTGGTGTTTCTAGCATTGGTGGTGGCATTATGTCTTTACTACTCTCCTGGCAAAGTCAAACTTGCGACCAACAAACAGATAGTAGTAGCGGCAATTTAAGTGTGAGTGGTTATAGTAAAAACGTAATTAGTAAAGCAGTAGCTGCGTCAGAAGCAGTAGGAGCGGACTTAAAAATTAAGCCCGCTCTTGTTTTTGCTCAACTTGCAGCTGAAACAGGTATGCAAGATACAACAGAAGTTAGAGAAGATAACAACTTCGGTGGTATAAAATATAGCTCCACTTTTAGTGACGTGGCTACTCCTGGTAACATTTCACCAGAAGGCGACCATTACGCTCATTTTAAGAGTATTAGTGGGTTCGCTACAATTTATCGCAACACAATAAAAAACATGCTAGGTGGCAAAAAACCTAGCACCTGGCGTGAGTTTGTAGTTATCTTAAAAAGTAAAGGTTACATGGGAGATAATGTTGATCACTATGTCAGTTTGGGTCAAAATTGGTACGCAAATTATAATAAATTGGCTAAAAAATATGGCAAAGGCAAAATAAAGTTGTCTGCAAGTAATAATGGTTCTAATTCCGACGCTACAGATTCATCAAGTGATGGTAGTAGCACTTGTCCTAATTCTTCTGATGATAGCCAATACAGTGGTACATGGACATGGCCTTTTAAATCTATTAAATCCAAGCCTGCCAGTCTTGATGGTGGTCAATATGGGCATACTTCATACTCACGTGGCCAAACTAACTTCCATGACGGTTTTGATTTTTCAAACGGTTTAAATGGTGTTCATAACGGCTCTGACGTTATTGCAGTTACTAGTGGTACAATTTACAAAGTTGGTTATGATAGCGCTGCTTTACACTATATTTGGGAAAAAGCAGGTGACTACAACATTATTTACCAGGAAGGATTTAATAGCAGCAGCGATATTCACGTGCATAAAGGTGACAAAGTTAAAATTGGCCAAAAAATTGGTACAATCACAGGCACCCACGTTCACTTGGGGATCACTACAAATAAAAAGAATCCTACAATGAATCAAATCGGCTCACCAGTTGCAAATGGATTTGACCACCCTAATTGTTGGCTAGATCCAATTAAAGTAATTCAACATGGATTGAAAAAATGA
- a CDS encoding thioredoxin family protein — MNPRLRQQREAEKRDRKKRLKHNLFKKIGKRLAILVSLFFMLFIGISIENSHINQTRTNRSAVRIKRKNSILFFYRDDCADCKKVFPLISIMHDLGSPIQFINTKNALNHEKSIVEFHIKTVPTLILIDNSGTEINRYSGSNIKNIKTFIKNNKVGEQH, encoded by the coding sequence ATGAATCCAAGACTAAGGCAACAAAGAGAAGCAGAAAAGCGTGATCGTAAAAAACGCTTAAAACATAATTTATTTAAAAAGATCGGTAAAAGATTAGCAATTCTTGTTAGTCTTTTTTTTATGCTATTCATTGGTATCTCTATAGAAAATTCTCACATTAATCAAACTAGAACTAATCGTTCAGCAGTTCGAATTAAACGAAAAAATTCTATTCTATTTTTCTATCGTGATGATTGTGCCGACTGCAAAAAAGTATTTCCACTGATTAGTATCATGCACGATTTGGGTTCACCAATTCAGTTTATCAATACTAAAAATGCACTAAATCATGAAAAATCTATCGTAGAATTTCACATCAAAACAGTCCCAACTTTAATATTAATTGATAATTCCGGCACAGAAATCAATCGATATTCTGGCTCAAATATTAAGAATATCAAGACTTTTATTAAGAATAATAAAGTAGGTGAACAACATTAA
- the mobP2 gene encoding MobP2 family relaxase → MSKTKIPHIILTSKFTYSVARSKTKTDYGNYAVDYMGRKKAIENLAYLTPEEETKLLQRKAELGTENEPLLQRVSNYSPKLKGDSILEKDNKTELDKPNFFELDGQDYGKYIGYMMRKQALASKKKSEGLSQKEEAELARVTKGAAKYDAPNIEGKNKVLQGYFSSDQNTIRLKDLGSIRQKMRSAQANNSVLWQDVISFDNNYLRKMGVFDPTTGYLDEAGIRKASAAMMSNLIKEENLNLPFWTASIHRNTDNIHIHFALVEGINSRPEKHFTDKHGVEHTAPTGWRKATTIHHMKSNFTGTMFDTSSMLKEMNLQRNKITKGMAAAFDQSLQKEPSFQKELNKFVKTLPENTAKWRWADLNSNQRKQLNNLVDLTMKDNPSYQKWNNLFSKYQTYYTEMYGQSKDNKKNTAAKKWEDLKYRAGNSLLKELRTVTEQSNHARQNYSELRKQRQQEFTKKVKQQKRKKELDFALKKTVQPTFSKNKSAKVYKQLQNTNQKNFASFEKQQALTTYEQVQHAIDLEIQQR, encoded by the coding sequence ATGAGTAAAACAAAAATACCTCATATTATTTTGACCAGCAAATTTACGTATTCTGTTGCTAGAAGTAAAACTAAAACTGATTATGGAAATTATGCTGTTGATTATATGGGACGAAAAAAAGCAATCGAAAATTTAGCTTATTTAACCCCAGAAGAAGAAACTAAATTATTGCAGCGTAAAGCAGAACTTGGAACTGAAAATGAACCATTGCTGCAAAGAGTTAGCAACTACTCACCCAAATTAAAGGGCGATTCTATTTTAGAAAAAGACAACAAAACCGAATTAGATAAACCCAACTTTTTTGAATTAGACGGTCAAGACTATGGCAAATATATTGGCTATATGATGCGTAAACAAGCTCTGGCTAGCAAGAAAAAGAGTGAGGGATTATCACAAAAAGAAGAAGCTGAACTTGCTCGTGTAACTAAAGGAGCTGCTAAATATGACGCTCCAAATATTGAAGGCAAAAACAAAGTATTGCAGGGCTATTTTTCATCAGATCAGAATACTATTCGCTTAAAAGATTTAGGATCCATTCGTCAAAAAATGCGTTCAGCTCAAGCTAACAATTCTGTTCTATGGCAAGACGTAATTAGTTTTGACAATAATTATTTAAGAAAGATGGGCGTATTTGATCCAACAACTGGTTACTTAGATGAAGCCGGCATTCGTAAAGCAAGTGCTGCGATGATGTCAAATTTAATTAAAGAAGAAAATTTGAATTTACCATTTTGGACAGCTTCAATTCATCGCAATACTGACAACATTCATATCCATTTTGCTTTAGTTGAAGGTATAAATTCACGTCCTGAAAAGCATTTTACAGACAAGCACGGTGTTGAGCACACGGCTCCAACAGGGTGGCGTAAGGCAACTACAATTCATCACATGAAAAGTAACTTTACTGGCACTATGTTTGATACTTCTTCAATGCTAAAAGAGATGAATTTACAAAGAAATAAAATTACCAAAGGTATGGCTGCTGCATTCGATCAATCACTACAGAAAGAGCCTAGTTTTCAAAAAGAACTAAATAAATTTGTTAAAACTTTACCCGAAAATACAGCTAAATGGCGCTGGGCAGATTTAAATTCTAACCAACGTAAGCAACTAAATAATTTAGTAGATTTAACCATGAAAGATAATCCTTCTTATCAGAAATGGAATAATCTTTTTTCAAAATATCAAACTTACTACACAGAAATGTATGGACAATCCAAAGATAACAAGAAGAATACTGCAGCCAAAAAATGGGAAGATTTAAAATATCGTGCTGGTAATTCATTATTAAAAGAATTACGAACAGTCACAGAGCAAAGCAATCACGCTAGACAAAATTACAGTGAGCTTCGTAAGCAAAGACAACAAGAATTTACTAAAAAGGTTAAGCAGCAGAAGCGAAAAAAAGAACTTGATTTTGCACTTAAAAAGACCGTTCAACCAACTTTTAGCAAGAATAAGAGCGCTAAAGTTTATAAGCAACTGCAGAATACGAATCAAAAAAATTTTGCTTCGTTTGAAAAGCAACAAGCACTGACCACCTATGAGCAAGTACAACATGCCATCGATCTTGAAATACAGCAACGTTAA
- a CDS encoding type II toxin-antitoxin system PrlF family antitoxin, whose product MQQLSVFDQKVISKITSKNQVTLPQAIREILAVKANDNIEWNISSDGKITITAAKRSFWQGIDEQQAKYGSIDTTKIDWGSELESED is encoded by the coding sequence ATGCAACAATTATCTGTTTTTGATCAAAAAGTAATATCAAAAATAACTAGTAAAAATCAGGTCACGCTTCCTCAAGCAATTAGAGAAATTCTAGCCGTAAAAGCTAACGACAATATCGAGTGGAATATTAGTTCTGATGGCAAAATTACGATTACAGCTGCTAAAAGAAGCTTTTGGCAAGGAATTGATGAACAGCAAGCCAAATATGGCAGCATAGACACGACAAAAATCGACTGGGGATCCGAATTAGAAAGCGAGGATTAA
- a CDS encoding type II toxin-antitoxin system PemK/MazF family toxin, translating to MKLHQGDIVWLDLEPAKGTETKKRRPCLVVSNDDYNRIFNTVMTVPISMAKKYSTEEKYKKSPFFVPIDQEKIHGTALLQQARTVDPTKRTTSKVKGKLPALKMQQISSVLAQFY from the coding sequence ATGAAACTACATCAAGGAGATATTGTTTGGCTGGATTTAGAGCCGGCCAAGGGAACTGAAACTAAAAAAAGACGACCATGCTTAGTCGTCAGCAACGATGATTACAATCGTATTTTTAATACGGTTATGACCGTACCTATCAGTATGGCCAAAAAATATTCTACCGAGGAAAAATATAAAAAATCACCATTTTTTGTTCCAATTGATCAAGAAAAGATCCACGGTACAGCACTTTTGCAGCAGGCAAGAACGGTTGATCCAACTAAACGTACTACTAGTAAGGTAAAAGGAAAATTACCAGCTTTAAAAATGCAACAAATTAGTAGTGTGCTTGCACAATTTTATTAA
- a CDS encoding type II toxin-antitoxin system mRNA interferase toxin, RelE/StbE family: protein MAYRIKLSARTVKVLKKIKDRQLKQKIVDKIYDEIAVDPYIGSAKKGDLAGIYAIGFNHAKASYRIAYKIEQDEVVVIILLVGTHENFYQKLKKLI, encoded by the coding sequence TTGGCTTATAGAATAAAGTTAAGTGCTAGAACTGTTAAAGTGCTTAAAAAAATCAAAGATAGACAATTAAAGCAAAAAATTGTTGATAAAATTTACGATGAAATTGCTGTTGACCCATACATTGGAAGTGCCAAAAAGGGTGATTTAGCTGGTATTTACGCCATTGGTTTTAACCATGCTAAGGCAAGCTACCGAATCGCCTATAAAATTGAGCAAGACGAAGTAGTAGTAATAATATTGCTAGTTGGAACACATGAAAACTTTTATCAGAAATTGAAGAAATTAATTTAG
- a CDS encoding toxin-antitoxin system: MKTVKTRKQGNAVMLSIPKSFGVKEGVTTIPRLTNNGIFFEFVDEDEFFDFDADILKDLLEQNYAGKELYNRFLKMKKAIPQAFNKLAEEGAKEPAMTKEELEKEIGL, encoded by the coding sequence ATGAAAACAGTAAAAACTAGAAAACAAGGTAATGCGGTAATGCTTTCAATTCCTAAGAGTTTTGGTGTTAAAGAGGGCGTAACCACCATTCCCCGATTAACTAACAACGGCATATTTTTTGAATTTGTTGATGAAGATGAATTTTTTGACTTTGACGCTGATATTCTAAAAGATCTACTTGAGCAAAATTATGCTGGTAAAGAACTGTATAATAGATTTTTAAAAATGAAAAAAGCCATTCCCCAAGCATTTAATAAATTAGCCGAAGAAGGTGCTAAAGAACCTGCTATGACTAAAGAGGAGCTTGAAAAAGAAATTGGCTTATAG
- a CDS encoding CPBP family intramembrane glutamic endopeptidase, with product MKKILPKITAWFTGFIALFFYFLLESMFVVPNKRKSVIIGYIITLIIVVLILLIYRQGLRQQNSWDFTFKFSKCDKTTVRKASWAILAFVIILLIQILIGYILGSGATSQNQTALNQLMNQEGIQFKVFIGLIAPIIEETIFRGIFFNLCFTKNTKQNMILGVIINGLVFAIFHDPEFSPFIIGYWLMGSILAFVYLKTRDLKWSILVHIANNLVGIV from the coding sequence ATGAAAAAAATTCTACCTAAAATTACAGCCTGGTTTACAGGATTTATTGCTTTATTTTTCTACTTTTTGCTGGAAAGTATGTTTGTTGTTCCTAATAAACGTAAAAGTGTAATTATTGGCTACATCATCACTTTAATAATTGTTGTCTTAATACTATTAATATACCGTCAAGGTTTAAGACAGCAAAATTCTTGGGATTTTACATTTAAATTCTCTAAATGTGATAAAACTACAGTTAGAAAAGCTAGTTGGGCTATACTGGCATTTGTAATTATTCTATTAATTCAAATACTTATTGGCTATATACTGGGTAGTGGCGCAACCTCTCAAAATCAAACAGCACTCAATCAATTAATGAACCAAGAAGGTATACAATTTAAAGTTTTTATCGGCTTAATTGCACCTATCATTGAAGAAACTATCTTTCGTGGAATCTTTTTTAATCTTTGCTTTACTAAAAATACAAAGCAAAACATGATTCTAGGTGTAATCATCAATGGCCTAGTGTTTGCTATTTTTCATGATCCAGAGTTTTCTCCGTTTATCATTGGATATTGGTTAATGGGTAGTATACTTGCATTCGTTTACTTAAAAACTAGAGATTTAAAATGGTCAATTTTGGTTCACATTGCTAACAACCTAGTCGGTATTGTATGA
- a CDS encoding toprim domain-containing protein, whose translation MAKKEFNGWLNQLYHTNIVDLCNQLGIELTQDGRTYRGKEHDSLVITPNKNSFYWNSRQVGGTGGLMFLKKYYLADDQLSKKELYAKLHKIASENSLIEFDESEQTAEPTVPYVYPQENIVDNINQAKNYLSDERKIAPQFVDWLHDHGYLDQDKMDNAIFKEINPLTGEIIGATKQGTHIDFDKYPKRGTFKEIDKNSTHNAAWFFDIGKPENLRFFESPIDAMSFYQLAPGKLKNTRFVSMNGLKERVASTYMTLTDSQLAKENSGIKSIAFGVDNDEAGDNFIKTMQQYRFTNNQGDNVKLLSAQPNKKWGKDWNDELKGITDLKEKQQEKVVTKSTSATTKVPYEDETGRVTDEASKEKKFYLINEDGRYMTHAKSFDFSDRAPGPVSNNTVKRLLAGAKSSATLEFSIEDIKRHQTFNQLPQHYQKILVTPESTQQLKDMVNEKQVNLENKHKLEKNFPISSDVTKTSITDLMQDVQSYLVDPEKTLQLADFLSNFHDYSIRNRLLIAHQREGALAVASYKKYQEMGYSVKRGEKGIKILVPVQLKKFSRNGKEIPLKYATKEEKAKIKAGSISTHTSLGFVHGNVFDVTQTTMPKEKYPEMYPNRHLDFDISKATDQQKLNDNLDKFANNIGFKVIRNLPDAEYSRNFGISKGVTLPKQKIIYLNPSDTPTEKVTTLMHELGHAQLHDEKSQASRPIKELQAQLTSYLVAKSYGIDNHDYTVDYIASWTDHGKKLNTLDEKSQAAILNNVTKAADKMISSIDGRDKSLTTSMTMKQTPQRKVRQSTTTQQTVNQNMLAAQFAQQQQVQQRGLELG comes from the coding sequence ATGGCAAAAAAAGAATTTAATGGCTGGTTAAATCAGCTATATCACACAAATATTGTAGATTTGTGTAATCAGTTAGGAATTGAACTTACACAAGATGGACGTACGTACCGTGGTAAGGAACATGACAGCTTGGTTATCACACCAAATAAAAACTCATTTTATTGGAACTCTCGTCAAGTTGGCGGTACAGGTGGGTTGATGTTCTTGAAAAAGTACTATCTTGCTGACGATCAACTAAGCAAAAAAGAACTGTATGCAAAATTGCATAAAATTGCTTCTGAAAATAGCCTGATTGAATTTGATGAATCAGAACAAACAGCAGAGCCTACTGTTCCCTATGTTTACCCTCAAGAAAATATTGTTGATAATATTAACCAAGCAAAAAACTATTTAAGTGATGAAAGAAAAATTGCTCCGCAATTCGTTGATTGGCTGCATGATCACGGTTACCTAGATCAAGATAAAATGGATAATGCTATTTTTAAAGAAATTAATCCATTAACCGGTGAAATTATTGGTGCTACCAAGCAAGGAACGCACATTGACTTTGACAAGTATCCAAAACGGGGCACATTTAAAGAAATAGATAAAAATTCCACGCACAACGCTGCGTGGTTTTTTGATATTGGTAAACCTGAAAATTTACGCTTTTTTGAAAGCCCAATTGACGCTATGTCCTTTTATCAACTTGCTCCAGGCAAACTTAAAAATACCCGGTTTGTTTCCATGAATGGTTTAAAAGAACGAGTAGCGTCTACCTATATGACCTTGACCGATTCACAACTAGCAAAAGAAAATTCTGGAATTAAGTCTATTGCCTTTGGTGTTGATAATGATGAAGCTGGCGACAATTTTATTAAAACAATGCAGCAATACCGCTTTACCAATAATCAAGGAGATAACGTCAAGTTGCTTTCAGCACAGCCGAATAAAAAATGGGGTAAAGACTGGAATGATGAACTTAAAGGTATTACCGATTTAAAAGAAAAACAGCAAGAAAAAGTAGTAACCAAAAGCACTAGTGCAACTACTAAAGTACCGTATGAAGATGAAACCGGGCGAGTAACCGATGAAGCTAGCAAAGAAAAAAAGTTTTACTTGATAAATGAAGATGGTAGATATATGACCCACGCAAAATCATTTGATTTTAGTGATCGTGCACCTGGCCCAGTTAGTAATAACACAGTCAAAAGATTGTTAGCTGGGGCTAAATCTTCTGCAACACTTGAATTTTCTATTGAAGATATTAAGCGACACCAAACATTTAACCAATTACCCCAACATTATCAAAAAATTTTAGTAACACCAGAAAGTACCCAGCAGTTAAAAGATATGGTCAACGAAAAACAAGTTAATTTAGAAAATAAGCACAAGTTAGAAAAAAATTTCCCTATTTCTTCTGATGTCACCAAAACTTCAATTACAGATTTAATGCAGGACGTACAATCTTATCTTGTTGATCCAGAAAAAACATTACAACTAGCTGATTTTTTAAGTAATTTTCATGATTACTCCATTCGTAATCGACTACTAATTGCACATCAACGTGAAGGTGCACTAGCCGTGGCCAGCTATAAAAAGTATCAAGAAATGGGTTATTCAGTTAAACGTGGTGAAAAAGGTATAAAAATTTTAGTACCCGTTCAACTCAAGAAATTTAGCCGGAATGGTAAGGAAATACCACTTAAATACGCTACTAAAGAAGAAAAGGCTAAAATTAAGGCCGGCAGCATTTCAACTCATACTTCCTTAGGCTTTGTACATGGTAACGTTTTTGATGTTACTCAAACTACTATGCCAAAAGAGAAATACCCTGAAATGTACCCTAACCGACACCTAGATTTTGATATTAGTAAAGCAACTGATCAACAAAAACTTAATGACAATTTAGACAAATTTGCCAATAATATTGGCTTTAAAGTTATTAGAAATTTACCTGATGCAGAGTATAGTCGGAACTTTGGTATATCCAAGGGCGTAACTTTACCAAAACAAAAAATAATTTATTTAAATCCTTCTGATACGCCAACTGAAAAAGTTACTACCTTAATGCATGAACTTGGCCATGCTCAACTTCACGATGAAAAATCACAGGCTTCACGCCCAATTAAGGAACTACAAGCGCAGTTAACCTCCTACCTAGTTGCTAAAAGCTATGGTATTGATAATCATGATTACACAGTAGACTACATCGCAAGTTGGACAGATCACGGCAAGAAGCTAAACACGCTAGACGAAAAGTCGCAAGCTGCAATTTTAAATAATGTCACTAAAGCAGCTGACAAAATGATTAGCTCTATAGATGGTAGAGATAAAAGCCTAACTACTTCTATGACTATGAAGCAAACGCCTCAACGTAAAGTAAGGCAATCTACTACTACACAACAAACTGTTAATCAAAATATGCTGGCAGCACAATTTGCTCAACAGCAACAAGTGCAACAACGTGGTCTTGAACTTGGTTAA
- a CDS encoding XRE family transcriptional regulator, whose protein sequence is MTTVIYKLLENKNISLNEVARKSSVPVTTLANAAKKPIEAWTIRILNAFALGLDELPSHLLVKLQPKTYQLKISDDEQKIQGVYIPDKLTYYQIRSVVEASHLEGWNPQPKDIQYLVNKAYNPDPELEKEYEEIFGANNE, encoded by the coding sequence ATGACCACAGTTATTTATAAGCTTTTAGAAAATAAAAATATTTCACTAAACGAAGTCGCTAGAAAAAGTAGTGTTCCTGTAACTACTCTTGCTAATGCTGCAAAAAAGCCAATTGAAGCCTGGACTATCCGAATTTTAAATGCTTTTGCATTGGGATTAGATGAATTACCTAGTCATTTATTAGTCAAATTACAGCCTAAAACTTATCAATTAAAAATTAGTGACGATGAACAAAAAATTCAGGGTGTTTACATTCCTGACAAATTAACCTATTACCAGATCAGATCAGTTGTAGAAGCTAGTCATCTAGAAGGCTGGAACCCTCAACCTAAAGATATTCAATACCTAGTAAATAAAGCTTACAATCCTGATCCTGAATTAGAAAAAGAATACGAAGAAATTTTTGGAGCTAACAATGAGTGA
- a CDS encoding Fic family protein, translating into MSDWIKDTLYSNGVLKNKFHIHDPKLLEEIEYRESNERALLILQKQPKIKDISYLAKIHKFMFNSLYDWAGEYRPGNFQKNGYEFFDHSRFEFAEQNINSIMKQQPTKEPLQVEDYAKLLDEINFMHPFREGNGRSTKTFLQAYAANHEQVLDYPRQNDEMIQAQNEADVKHISRLLKVQNSPTREVAFKTLVKQHKERQTETLSQAELAAQYEAQKQQQKGLELE; encoded by the coding sequence ATGAGTGATTGGATAAAAGATACGCTATATAGCAATGGTGTGCTTAAAAACAAATTTCATATTCATGATCCAAAGTTATTGGAAGAAATAGAATATCGTGAATCCAACGAAAGGGCTTTACTAATTTTACAAAAGCAACCTAAAATTAAAGACATTAGTTACTTAGCTAAAATTCATAAGTTCATGTTTAATTCTTTGTATGATTGGGCAGGAGAATATCGTCCCGGTAATTTCCAAAAAAATGGTTATGAATTTTTTGATCATTCAAGATTTGAATTTGCAGAGCAAAATATTAATTCAATTATGAAGCAGCAGCCTACCAAAGAACCTTTGCAGGTCGAAGATTATGCTAAATTGCTTGATGAGATTAACTTCATGCACCCGTTTAGAGAGGGCAATGGTCGTAGTACCAAAACCTTTTTACAAGCATACGCCGCTAACCATGAACAGGTCTTAGATTACCCTCGACAAAATGATGAAATGATCCAGGCTCAAAATGAAGCTGATGTTAAGCATATTTCACGCTTACTCAAGGTTCAAAACTCTCCAACTAGGGAAGTAGCTTTTAAAACTTTAGTTAAGCAACATAAAGAAAGACAAACTGAAACTTTATCACAAGCCGAACTTGCTGCACAGTATGAAGCCCAAAAGCAGCAACAAAAAGGACTTGAATTAGAATAG
- a CDS encoding Fic family protein, with the protein MEYKDKFQLTPEENRRFAKTNLTKLVFTNSRFEGLTTTLPQTQTIIDGMGVNGVSVDDINVIVQLKRGWQLAINYDQPFGLDFEKEINKIVARDTAAFPGYLRNGSGGVETYRGEFTPPMINEQKEKSFLNSILNSDRSATDKAMTVMYHNMRQQMFYDGNKRTATIAANKIMIENGAGLINIPLDQWPTWNQKIADYYFSNDMSDLKDWTYQTGISGIEPNILARSQNKVTKISHQEQQVNNAEFKQLLKDSRKENTQAELAAQYEAQKQQQKELEQDGPELE; encoded by the coding sequence ATGGAATACAAAGACAAATTTCAACTTACTCCAGAAGAAAATCGTCGTTTTGCTAAAACGAATTTAACCAAGCTAGTTTTCACTAATTCACGTTTTGAAGGCTTAACTACCACTCTGCCACAAACACAAACTATTATTGATGGTATGGGCGTTAATGGTGTATCAGTTGATGATATTAACGTTATCGTACAATTAAAGCGTGGCTGGCAACTAGCTATCAATTATGATCAACCGTTTGGCTTAGATTTTGAAAAAGAAATAAATAAGATTGTCGCACGTGATACCGCTGCTTTTCCAGGTTATTTACGCAACGGTTCAGGTGGTGTAGAAACCTATCGTGGTGAATTTACGCCACCAATGATCAATGAACAGAAAGAAAAGAGCTTTTTAAACTCTATTTTAAATAGTGATCGTTCTGCCACTGATAAGGCAATGACCGTAATGTACCACAACATGCGGCAACAAATGTTTTATGATGGCAACAAGCGAACGGCCACTATTGCCGCTAACAAAATTATGATCGAAAATGGTGCTGGCTTAATCAATATACCTTTAGATCAATGGCCTACTTGGAACCAAAAAATAGCTGATTACTACTTTTCAAATGATATGTCAGATTTAAAAGATTGGACTTATCAAACTGGGATTTCAGGTATTGAGCCTAATATACTTGCTCGTTCTCAAAATAAAGTAACTAAAATTTCTCACCAAGAACAGCAAGTAAACAACGCTGAATTTAAACAACTGCTCAAAGACAGCCGCAAAGAGAATACTCAAGCCGAATTAGCGGCACAATATGAAGCACAAAAGCAGCAGCAAAAAGAACTTGAACAAGATGGCCCTGAATTAGAATAG